In a genomic window of Bradyrhizobium ontarionense:
- a CDS encoding ABC transporter substrate-binding protein, whose protein sequence is MTKLTRRGLLGAGAAIGGSFMLPRVSLAQADNRPSVTIAVQKITNSNVLDVLREQSNVGERVFYSSLWESLISKNFRGNLEAVPGLATEWKRIDDQTVELKLRQGVKFHNGDEMTSEDVVFSFSRERMFGDSEAKSRSTIKAFEKIPTPRPGKELPPDVIGVARRMWPDLVRVDAVDKYTVRFVNATPDVTIEGRLMRYGSDIMSRRGWEEAASYLDWARKPITTGPYKIVEFRPDVSLTLEAHDEYWGGRPPLKRIRFLEVPEVASRINGLLSGEYQFACDIPPDQIAGIEKNAAFEVQGGTILNHRLTVFDKNHPQLANPLVRRAFTHAIDRQAIVDSLWAGRTRVPKGLQWEFYGDMFIADWSVPAYDPKLAQDLLKQAGYKGDPIPYRLLNNYYTNQVATSQVLVEMWQAVGLNVQIETKENWSQILERGASRAVRDWSNSAAFNDPVSSLVAQHGPNGQQQQVGEWSNDELNRLSEFLETSTDRDARKKAFRRMLEIAEREDPAYTVLHQNATFTAKPKSIKWKASPAFAMDFRTGNYGV, encoded by the coding sequence ATGACCAAGCTCACCCGCCGCGGCCTGCTCGGCGCCGGCGCCGCGATCGGCGGCAGCTTCATGCTGCCGCGCGTGTCGCTTGCGCAAGCCGACAATCGTCCCTCGGTCACGATCGCCGTGCAGAAGATCACCAACTCCAACGTGCTCGACGTGCTGCGCGAGCAGTCCAATGTCGGCGAGCGCGTGTTCTACTCGTCGCTGTGGGAAAGCCTGATCTCCAAGAACTTCCGCGGCAACCTCGAGGCCGTCCCCGGCCTCGCCACCGAGTGGAAGCGCATCGACGACCAGACCGTCGAGCTGAAGCTGCGCCAGGGCGTCAAGTTCCACAATGGCGACGAGATGACGTCGGAAGACGTCGTATTCTCGTTCAGCCGTGAGCGCATGTTCGGCGACAGCGAGGCCAAGAGCCGTTCCACCATCAAGGCATTCGAGAAGATCCCGACGCCGCGCCCGGGCAAGGAGCTGCCGCCGGACGTGATCGGCGTTGCGCGCCGGATGTGGCCGGATCTCGTCCGCGTCGATGCGGTCGACAAATACACCGTGCGCTTCGTCAACGCGACGCCCGACGTCACCATCGAAGGCCGCCTGATGCGCTACGGCTCCGACATCATGAGCCGGCGCGGCTGGGAGGAAGCTGCGAGCTATCTCGACTGGGCGCGCAAGCCGATCACGACCGGTCCCTACAAGATCGTCGAGTTCAGGCCCGACGTGTCGCTGACCCTCGAAGCCCACGACGAATATTGGGGCGGCCGCCCGCCGCTGAAGCGGATTCGCTTCCTCGAGGTGCCGGAGGTCGCGAGCCGCATCAATGGTCTCCTCTCCGGCGAATATCAGTTCGCCTGCGACATTCCGCCGGACCAGATCGCCGGCATCGAGAAGAACGCGGCGTTCGAGGTGCAGGGCGGCACCATTCTCAATCATCGCCTGACCGTGTTCGACAAGAACCATCCGCAGCTCGCCAATCCGCTGGTGCGGCGCGCCTTCACCCATGCGATCGATCGCCAGGCCATCGTCGACAGCCTGTGGGCCGGCCGCACCCGCGTGCCGAAGGGGCTGCAGTGGGAGTTCTACGGCGACATGTTCATCGCCGACTGGAGCGTGCCGGCTTACGATCCGAAGCTGGCGCAGGACCTGCTCAAGCAGGCCGGCTACAAGGGCGACCCGATTCCTTATCGTCTGCTCAACAACTACTACACCAACCAGGTCGCGACATCGCAGGTGCTGGTCGAGATGTGGCAGGCGGTCGGCCTGAACGTGCAGATCGAGACCAAGGAGAACTGGTCGCAGATCCTGGAGCGCGGTGCCAGCCGCGCGGTGCGCGACTGGTCCAACTCGGCCGCGTTCAACGATCCGGTGTCGTCGCTCGTCGCCCAGCATGGCCCGAACGGCCAGCAGCAGCAGGTCGGCGAATGGAGCAATGACGAGCTGAACCGGCTGTCGGAGTTCCTGGAGACCTCGACCGATCGTGACGCGCGCAAGAAGGCGTTCCGCCGCATGCTGGAGATCGCCGAGCGCGAGGACCCCGCCTACACGGTGCTGCACCAGAACGCGACGTTCACGGCCAAGCCGAAGTCGATCAAGTGGAAGGCGTCGCCGGCGTTCGCGATGGATTTCCGCACCGGCAATTACGGAGTCTGA